The Musa acuminata AAA Group cultivar baxijiao chromosome BXJ2-5, Cavendish_Baxijiao_AAA, whole genome shotgun sequence genomic interval GAGAGGAGGGGTGGAGAGAGAATGGCGATCAAAGAGAGATAAGGAGGCAGAGGAAACTAGCGCAACCAAAAGAGACAAGTGATTGAGTGAGAGAGGCCACTTGGTTTCTCACATTATCCctaatttcaaaatttaaaataaatacccTCTTAAACATAGTCAAGGGTATTTAAGCGatcttatatatatttacaaaacagAATCAGTTTTATTTGATCTGATTGATTCATGCAGGTTATCCTATTAACAAAGTTAATAGCTCATTAAGTTGGATCATGACAAATTCTCTTtgctatatttatatttttatgaagGAAAAATATTTTAACGGAAGCAAAGATTAAAATACCGTCCATACTACACGATATGAGCCATGCTTATCAGTCCAATAGTTAACCAAGAAAATCAAGCAATTGTATTATTTCATTGACGGGTGCCCCATGTACCATCTCCTTCCTTTGTTTAACTACCCCTTAATGAAGTTGTTATGAAGTACAACAGCTAAACTATACAATATAAGTTCAAATGGGAAACATTGTTTATGTCTATTACAAGTTTTATGATTTAGTTCCAGATTCCAAGAAATTCCTTATTAATAAACATATCTTCCCCTCAAGATCCTCTTACAACCTAGTTCTAATTTTTCTGATTTTATTTCTAAGTACCATCTCCAGAGAAGAAACTTTTTCCCCTTGAAAACTGTTATTTTGTTCCATTTGCAAATAATATACAGTAGCAGCTAACAAATAATCGCATAAATTTTGCACCATTCCTTTTTCTGTATAATAATTACGGGGCCATAAAACTTTCTACTCCAATGCATTTTATCCCCCCTTGATCTTGCTATCGGGTGACCTGTTGAACTCTAAAATTATAAGCTGAAGGATATCTATATACTAATGCAATAAAGTAATTGGAAAAACAAATTGTGGGTCGAGATCAGTTATTGACTTCTGTATAGAATGAATCTTTTTGTCTACTATCACATACAGCAAAGCAACTTATTTCAATGTTATTTACTTTGCTGTAGCCGACGTATTTTAGCTATAGAAAAATGCTTTAACTTAAAAAACTTTAAATTTAATGAAGTTACAACATAAGAACTTTATGTTGAGGAAGATTGTTGGAAATTTTTAAATGATTCGGAATCATATACATAGTAGGCCATGGCATGGTTTCTCTAATATTGATTGGAGTGATATTAATTATCCTATATTTACCGGTCCGACAAGGGGTCAATGATGACCATCTGTATCGGTTAGTATTCCTTAATTCttttttcgggtgactagagcctGTTTTACCTGTGGGAAGTTGGATCATAAAGTAAAAGACTGCTCTCTAAACaaaaagaaagagccactgtctcctagatcaTCATCCCATgacagagtatatgctatcaccgaacaagattccagagtttataagttagtggtcgaaggtatcatTCGTGTTTCTAATATAAATGCAAACATTTTATTTGACCATGGTTCTAATCTATCTttcgtttcacaatattttgcttgtcacttgggcattcaaccatataaaaaaatataagatggTACAAGTTGATATACTGCTTGTTATATAGATTGTTGTTGTCAAATTTGTCGAAGTTAATAACAGGGCTGTTTGGTTGGAAATTAGTTGACTCTTATCGAAGAGAATCTATAGCAACTTAACAGTACTAATTAATTGATTTATCATCTTTGCTAACCTAAATTGTATTTCTTTTTTTGAGGAAACAAATTATAAGAGAACTAATTCTTTAGTTATTCTCCAGATTGATAATCTTTCTGAAATGGCTGAAGGAGCATATTATGAGGATCCAGCTGTTCCGTCATCAGTAATAACACAGTTCAGGAGACTCTTGTCAGATGGTATTATATATGGCTACACTCTTCTTTATAATTCCTGGGAGTACTTAGCATTTCTGATTGTAACTAAGAATGCAATATACTTGTCGAGCAAGGTGCACCTATTGAGGAGGTCGTCAAGGCAGGAATTGTCCCTCGGGTTGTGGAATTTATTTTAAGACATGAGACACCACTGCCGCAGGTATTTTTGTTTTATCATTTCTGTGATTCCTGGTTTCTTTCTATTATGTAGCTGAAATGGTCAGTGCATATATCTTTTTGCAGCATGAGGCAGCATGGGTGTTTTGCCAATATAGCTTCTGGGATGTTAGAAAATACCCAAGTTGTCATTGATAATGGTGCTGTACCAAAGTTTGTTCAGCATTTGAGTTCACCAAGTGATGATATTTAAAGACAAGTTAATCTCCATTAAACTGTATATGGCTTTTTTAAAGAACCAAAGCATAAGTACCACTTTTCAATATGATGTAGAATAACTATCATTACTTTCTATTATTGGACAGGCTGCTTTGGCCCTTGCTAACATAGCTGGTGACTCACTAACTTGTAGAGATTTTGTTCTTAGTCTTGGGGTTCTCGTCCCCCCTCAATTTAATGTATATTAAGAATATCAAAGCTCAGGAATTGTACATGGGCCCTATCAAACTTTTGCCATGGGGAACCATCAGCACTATTTGAATATGTTTGAGACTCATTTGAAGTGCCttatttctgaaaaaaaaaaaaacccttcatTGAGCGATTTCCTTATAAGATGTTTATTCATTAAATTTATCAGATAAAGACTGCTCTACCAGTTCTTCAGCGACTTATTCACTTGAATGATGAAGAGGTTCTTGTGGATGCCTGTTGGGCTATATCACATCTTTCTCATGGAAGTAAGGACAGAATTCAAGCAGTGATAGAGGCCGGTGTCTGTCCAAAACTTGTTGAGCTTTTGAGGTAAGGATGAATTTGACATCTTTGGTTTTTCATTTAGATTGATAATCGTCTGTGGCCTCTGATGAAGAACTTCTTTCAGTCATCCATCACATAAAGTTCTTGTACCTGCTCTTAGGACATTGGGAAATATTGTCACTGGAAATGATGTCCAAACCCAGGTATATATGATTTTTTGGTTTGTGCAACAGAATTTTGTGACACTAATCagtaacttttttttcttttgttaatgGAAATAATCTTCTTTCATATTCTGGATGCCCATTGGAGGCAGGATTGTTTCTGGGGGTTGGCGTGGCTAGAGTAATTTGCTGGCACAAGTTCTTCCCCTTTTCTTctttaggattttttttctttttctttttttctaaataCAGATTTTAGTAGCAACTGTAACTGTTATTGATAACAGTATCATGAAAGCATGCCTATACTGTGCTGAAGCCCATCAAGGCTCTAATATCACACCTGGCCTCATATGCGGCTCAGTAGCTTCAACAAGGAACATACCTTAAAAACAAAAAGGTTCACAAAGAACATgccttatgattcctatcattaaATTTTCTTTGTAAAAGTTAATAATCAGATGCAacattttattcttcttcttggggCGTGTTCTCCTCTCTGAGATTTATGTTTGTGAATACTCAGAATTGTTCTTAAATTTACATTGTTTACTATGGAGAAAAACTAACACCTAAATTATAATCACAgatcatgataaaaaatttagCACTTCCTCACCTTCTGCAAATTCTTACATCAAGTTATGACAACTATATCAAACAGGAGGTTTGTGGGGTTATCTCAAACATCACTGCTGGAAATAGCAATCAGATTCAGGTACTTCACAACTAATTGTAGtctaaaatcatatttttttctaACCTACCCACCAGTACTTCTAATTGGAAGTATGCTTGTTGTAAATCAGAGGTTCCTTTTTACTGAAAATGAGTTGCCAACTTCATGATTTGAACAGCCAGAGCTAATTACAGTGTTCTTTTACATTAGCAACACTCATTTTGTTTTTCTTCCATTTTTTGCTAAACTATAGGCTGTCATAGATGCAAACATTGTCAGTCCATTGGTGCAGCTACTGCAGCATGCAGAATTTTCTGTCAAGAAAGTGGCTTTCTGGGCTATATCAAATGCCATCCATGGTGGTTCTAACTGCCAAATCCAGTATGCTTTGCTTTCTCTTCGTGTCAATTTTAGTGCTTTTGGGTCTTCTGTGACAACAAAAGTTGATCATATCTTTGTGAAAACAATTCTTGATCTTAAACAATTGATCTCTTACTATTTCAGTTGTGGTGCATTGTCTGTCAAACACATTAGGTAGGTAAATAAAAATTACAGAAGGTAAATCTGACAAGTTGATGAATTTCCACCATAACTGTACTATTATAGGTGCTTATTAGTTGATTGTGTGGCATATGTTCCTTATGTTCATGATTGCATTCATTCTTAGTCAGAAAACATGCTCTTTATTTTGGTTTTTGGTGTGACACGTACATAAACTAATGTTGCCGGCAgatcaacaatttttttttatatagaaaTCTAACAAAACCCTGTCCTTGCAGTCGAAATAAAATGTCTATGCAACAAATGACTAGAATTGTTTTCATCTTGTCCTTTATACAGATTTTTGGTCAGCCAAGGATGCATTGAGCCACTATGTGATCTTCTTGCCTACCCTGCCCCATCAATTAACGCCATTTGCATGGAGTGTCTTGATAAAATTTTGGAGGTGGGTGAGGCCAACAAGCATCTGGGTATAACCGCAGGTCGAAACCTCTATGCACAGATGATTTGTGATTGTGATGGGTTCAACAAAATTGAGTCGCTTGTGGCACATGACAACATTGTCATCTATAAGATGGCAGTAAATATACTTAAAAGGTTTTGGGTGGACGACGAAGAAGACATGCAGGATTTTGATTAGGGTGCCAAGCATGGGCTTCAACAAAAATCTGTTGCCTCCCCTTCTgtgatgacttttttttttatttttttcccattTTAGAGCACGTCCGGAGTGCGTGCAGGTTGACAGCATTCTACTGTGTGCATctaaaacttaaaatatttttcCTGTGTTCGCATGTTGATGTGTTAACTGTTTTTTTCGATGCATGACTTACCCagcaagatttgtatattcattgcaTAGTTTGTTCGGGGCAGGCGTATGCTTACACAAGTAGTTGGATATGAATCACTACTAAAACTCTTTTCAGTTGATAAGCATTCTTTGATGCTTTGAGCCAATGTACTAGGGGGATAAGGAATCCTATTATCACAGAAAGGATTCTTTCTTGAAAGTAAAAAATCTTACTAATCGAGATCTGATTATTTTTGTAAGCATCCATGTAGTTTTAAGTCTTGGTTTCGAACAATACGATGAAAAATACTTTCTGAGTTTCTCTCTAGTTCTTCCTGGATGTGAGTAACTCTTTGAAGTTTTTATGATAGAGTAtagaagatgatttatgtttggATTGATGTTAACTCATAGACTTCTTATGATCATAAAATTCAGTTTCTAAAATTTCATGTCTCTCTATCTATGCACATATCCCGTTTACTGACCTACCTACTATTCCACTACTGGTAGTTGTTATATTCAAATTCTTGGAAGATTGTCTTATGCACGGTTTTTAATGCCATTCTAGGAAATTAGTTGCCTTCTTAATAAACTCCCAAATTTGTGATTCCATAAAATAGACACAACAGGTTTCCTGGCCGCATTCTAGAATGGTTAAGGAATTTGATCCATATCATCTACTTGGATTCTCTACCATGCGGTATGGATCGTTTCTTAACCCGATTCCTAGCCCAATATATTGGATATGAAACCATTGTTTGATTCAGATTCTAAACGGATCCGGCCCAACATATTAGTTTTCACATTACTCTGTAGGTAGGTACCTACGGTGCCTATGACTAGAGGTGTTCGCAAGACGCTCCTTGTCACTTGATGTATCTAGTTGTTTAGTCACTCAATGCTACTCGTCGCTTATAATTGCTCGATCACTCAATGTCGCTCATCGATGCTCGGTTGCTCATCGCTCCATCTTTGATACCGCTTGTCACTTGACATCTCTCGTCGCTTGATGTCATTAAATATATTTATGTGCatttatagaatatatatatatatatatatatatatattattttagaatGTTATTGTAAATAGTAAAAGGGTAGTCAAAATGCAATGTACATACGTGATAAAGGGCCCTATATAAATATCATAACCTGGTTGGTGCCATTGATCCCATGTCCTTCTCCCCCCCCAATTGACTCGCTTTTCCGTCACCACCGCCTGTAAGGCCGCCTCGACTCCTTTCTCGCTCACTCCCTCTCTCTATCCTTCCCCAGCCCCCCTCTTCTCTCgttctcttcctcctttcttttCGCCCTAGTTCCCGCGGCGGACGCCAAGAATCTCAATCTTTCGGTCCCTTCGCCAGGCGCAGGCTGCGACAACCCTAGGTGTGATCTATCGGAGGTAATCCGATCGAGTCGCCCCTGTCTTGAAATGGATctcgccttttttttttttctccatttcTTGGTCCGGAATCGTTGCGGAAACGCGTAATTCTTTGGTTTCTGTTTTTTTTGGATCTGAATCTCTCGCCGGCCGCAGATTTGCTACAGTCCTACGTTTGATCCCTTCTCCGAGGTATAATTCTATCTGATCCTCCCTTTCTTGGAATGCTTATCGCGTGTCTTCTCGAAGGAATATGTTGCCGGATCGCCTAATTCTGTTGTTTCTGGTTTCTTGGAATCCAGGGAGGGATGTTCTTCATGGGGGACGCCTCCACCCGCAAACGAGTGGATTTGGGTGGCCGGAGCTCGAAGGAGAGTGACCGGCAGGTGTTATTGGAACAGGCACGGCTTGATAGGAAGCGCCGGTTAGTGCATCGACAGCAAACGTCAGCAGCGATAAAGATCCAGGTAGGGTTTCATTTATCTTGCTTTGGTTCTGATTGCTGGCAACTAGCTGATGGAAAGCCCTAAATTGGGAAGTGTTTGATAGTGATGTAAGCTTGCAGATGTTGATCAACATTTTTTGTAATATAATATGCTGTGATGTTTGGATGCCTTTATGGACTTCGCGTTGAGGCTACATAGTTGCTGTTTACTGGTTCTTTTTGACTTATTATGAAACTTGACAAATTACTGGCTGCAGAAATGCTTCAGAGGGATGAAGGATGTCAAGATGGCACGAACAGAAGTGCGGCAGCAATTCCATGTTACCTATGGGGACCGTGGTGAAAAGGCAGATTGGTAGGATCAATGTTATGCTTATAATATGCATTTCTTGAGGTCCTTAGCACTTCTTTTTTCCAAATTTTCCTGTTCATGCAAACTTTACATAAATCACTGTCTGTTTAAAGCAGGCATTGCTTTGGTCCTGACTCAGAGTTTCTTCGCCAGCTGCTTTTCTTCTTTACTGCAAATAACATTAGCGATGTTACACTTCTTGTGGAAGCTTGTCGACTGCTTCTGCAGTATCGTCAGCAGAGTGGTAAGCCTAAAAGATGCTGTTTAGTTAAGTTAGTCGTGCTTCATTTTTTTCCCATCTTGCAACAGGACGCTATGTGATATCAGTTCACTCTATGTTGCTGTAGAATGTGTATATTTTCTACAATTAAATTACTCAGACTTGGAATATCCCATGATTGCACACAATAGAATAGGATTGGATCTTGTGCTAACGACTTAGATGCTCTGTGCGACCATTGGTTGTTCTCGTTGTGAATGCATTCATCCTGAACCCTGATCATGCTAAAGGCATGCCATGATATGCCTGACAAAAGAATTTCTGCATGTCCGTGCATGCTGTGCTTGCCATGAAGATAATGTTCTGACGTATGAAATATAGTGCTATACACAGTATTTTATGCAGCAACTTTATTTATGGCTCTTCTCTTCTTGTAAGATAGGTAGGAGATCCTCTTCTCGTGGTCTTACATGTCTTTGAGTAAACTATGAAGCCGCCATCTGTTTTGTTTAATTTATTTGTAAATTTTGAATGATTAGTACATGGTTGTGTCGTTATGTACTTGAATTATTAAATTATGCATAAACAGCGAAAcacttgtttttttcttttctataattGAAGCTTGCAAGAGATAGACGAGTGAAGCTGGGGGATACTTGAGGTGGGGTGGTTCTCCATTGCTTGTTTAATCACATGTGATTCTGTTTGCTATTGGCCTCTATTTGCAGTTGCAAATGCTGCAGctaatctattcatattcttctaaTTAAGTCGGCCTCTATTTGCAATTGTAAATGTTGCTGTTGAGACATGCAAAGGCATTCAAACTCTTATAAATACAAGCGACTATATTTCGGAGGCAGTGCATGTTGGAATCGTTAGGCTTCTGGAAATAAAAAATGCTAGGCTGATTCTATTGGTTTTGGATTTACATCTCTTTGTAAAGTATTTGGTGTTTGTGTGCCTGATTTGGAGCTTGGTTGTCAAAATTCTTTCAAAAAGACGTTTTTCTAATCAAGGTTGATTTTTCATTTCACTAATCTTGTCTTCCATCAGGACATCTCATCATGTGGTCCTGTTGCCAACTGTCGCATTTTATTATATCTTGAGTATTTTACCAATTGTGATATCTGTGCTTACTTCAAAATCCTTACTGTTGCTAACTTCTTTATTTGATTGCAGGCAATATTATTACCCTTTTTGCTGGTTTGGACTATCCTCTAAAGCGTTCACTAGTGGATCTTAGAGTAAAAAAACTTGCATATGTTTGTCTTCAAGCAATCTTCCATAATAGGTGAGTCAAATTCATACCACTAATAGATTGAATAACCACTTTGAACATGCTTTGGTTTGCCTTTTCTAGTTCTCATGGTGCGTGCAACATGTTGTGTTGCTTGATGAATTATGTCTTCTATTTGATGTAGAAAAAATATATGGAAACTTGGTTGGTTCAGCACCCATCCGAGTTCTGACATTGcataaaaaataaatgtaattcGGTGACCTAGCAGTTTCTAGTCAATGTTTGAGCTCTTCAATTTGGTTATGCATACAATATAACAACCATGTCTATCATGAACTCCTATGGCATGACATTGATCCTTTCAGGATATTCCGATCTGTATATGTATTATGCAACATGTGGCTTTTTTACATTCTGCtggattttggaaaaaaaaaagagtgttgGTGAATTCATCCAAGTTTCCGCTGTCATCAGTTAATTATTTTTTTCAGGATCATtggatttgtatatatatttttcaatgtGTGGAATCTCCAGATTCTGGTAGATTAAAAGAAAAGCTTTTTTAGTAAATTGGAAGGAATCGAACCACATAATCGATTTTTAGTGCTGGCTCTGAATTAGTTATGGTACCCAAGGTTGCTTGGTGGTAGATAATGGAGGTGCAAGGATTTATCAGGGAACAAGACAAATTATGAAGTTGGTTCTCAGTTGAGGGAGAGGAAGCAAATGCTTTTTAGAAGCATAAGTACATTAGTGAAGAGAATTACCATGTTAAGGAAGTTTCATGAATTCGATTACTACTGCAATATGCAAGGAAACAAAAGAGGTGATTCAAAGTCCTTTTGGATAGTGAAGGATGGTTTTAGTTGTCTGCTTGTGTGAGTTCTTGAATGATTGGACTGGCATGACAATTCTTTTGGTAGTTTTGTTCGCAAATATTCTTTCAGTTTAATCTTGGAAGACAAGTTTCCATCTTCtgttttttatattaatatcaaTGTTCGCTTAGTTATAGTTTGGCTGAGGTTTATAGCCCAAAAGCATTGTTATTATATTCGGcatattggatttaattttttttgactttctttctctttttttgtcCCTCAAGTTCAGCAAAGAAGATGACTTGTGGCAAGGATATCATAAACTTCATGTCTTATGCTGCTTTTCTAGAAAATCAATATATGTTTGCCATAACCTTAAAATTTTTGGATGGTAATTTTTTGTTACAATGTTGGAATTTGAAAACATTTCTTAGCAAACCATCTAAGTTCTTTGATTTCCCtgttttcttcttgttttagAATTTTATATTGAATAGTACCGAGGTTAAAGATTTCTCCTCTTCTTTATTGCATTTCTTCATGCactttcttatacatttttctgtTTGCATATCAAAAACATTCGCAAAACTGCAGCTGTTGTGGCTATAGCAattgttgattttttttgtttcttctcctTTAAACAGGAATCATTATAAGGACAAACTACTGATGCCATCCACGAGCTCTGATTGGCCAACAGTTGCCTTATTCGAAACAGTAGCTTGTTTAACAAATCCTGAACTTCCATGGAACTGTAGTGTTATTGATTATCTGTTGGAGAGAAAAGTTTTTTTGCTGTTACGTTGCATCATTCTAGCTGGCGTGGTAAGCAACTTTTTTAAATCATTCAAGCTTGGTATTATTTTTTTGCTCTTACTGAGTGCTACTTTATTGTGAATATAGACAGATTGTCTTGCTGTAGCCAGACACTGTCActgaaaattagaagaaaaaagaaagtgaGAGAGGAAGAACTGTGGAATCGCTGACACTCTTTTAACATTGAGCTTAGTTGTAGTCTTTTGTAGTGGCCAAACTAGCCTTTTAAATTGGAAAACCCATTCTTCTTTTGGTATAAAGGCCTATTAATTGGTTAAATACGGGAACTTGTGCACTTTACTGAAAAAATATTTATAGGGTGCCTGTAAAAAAAGCCATTGCCCTGCTCCTTGACCAAACTTAGTGGTATATTGTGCCTGGTTCGGTGAAAATTGCTTTACTTGGTTTAGAGAAGTTCATTATAGTTTCAACATTTTAGCTTTTCCTAATGAGACTGAATTAGAGATGAAATGACATATTACCTGATGCAGAGAGTAACTGGAGGTTTCAATGGTTAATATTCATCCAGATTAGAGTGATTTTTTAATGCtcaattataacaaaaaagaaaaacagaagaTAGAATGATTTATAACCTATAAAGTAGGATTTATACCTATATGGAATCTATCGCTCACaaatttttctttgttttgatgACTGATATGTCTGTTTATCATTTTGTTGAACTGTGCAATAATGATGTACCTGGGGTCTGATTGAATTTTGTATTATTTATATCAGctcaaattttaattatgatttagTCAAGTTCAAAACTTCAAATTTGTTTTCATgtatttttgatgattttcatcctCATTCATATTCTCATTATTAGGAAGCTTTTGCAGTCCCAATCTGTCATGCTTACTTTtgccttttattttttgtttctttcttttattttaaggAAGTTGTTTATTAGGACAAGCGTCCACGGAGTTGTTATTGGTCTCATAGTGTAGGATTTTTGTGTTTCCAAGATTTCCAAAACAAAACTCTTTCTCTACAATAATTGGCTATATACTGGAGGTAAGTTACTTTAGTTGATTATATGCTGGTGGTCTTGATGGTGTGTCATGAATTATGTCTTGATTAAAATGTGGTTTAGTTTATTTTTTCTCATCccttatatttcttctttttctgtttGCTCTCATGCTCTTGCTCATCTCTTCTTCATGACACATGGCTGGGATGTGCATTGCTTCTATAAAGATCTTTTGCGGCTTTTGTTTATCAAATGTGTTCCTCTGTAATTTCTTTTTTGTTCTGAGTGCCAATACATTTCTCATATGACAAATTAACTAGCTTTTAAGTTCAAAAGTGATATATTTTCAAGTCAAGATTATCGTTCAAAATTTATTTGGAATGGTTTTATCGATGAGGGATCTAAAttttatctttgattttttatattttcttttgctGTAAGATACTATAATGAAACCtagattttttaaaaaactttttGTCCTTGGATTGGTGGTTATGCTCAATTTCATCTTAGAATCaagtttatcaacattttgatctttACTTGAGTTTGCATGTTGTACCTCTTTATACATAAACTTTTTTCATCTTGGTAAGATGTTGATGTTCTTTCAGTTTTTTACACAGTTTGTTAGAAGAGTTGCGCTAACACTAGAAAGATTAGATGTCTATATTTTAAGAAACATGATTTTGATGAGATATAATACTTtgattgttttgctttatgttgcTTTTTGTACTTGCCTGTAGATACAGAAGTAATGGTAAACATGAGAGGGTACGTGCATTAAGTTGTGGTATCTTAAAATTGAGAAGATCGTAATCAATTCATAACAAGAAATGGAATAGCAGAAGATGTTGGATGAACCTCTTTCGATGTTGCTTGCATATGTTGCTTTCATTTCTGGTTTTTTTGTGCACTTTGGTTGATTTCCGTCTTACAATATCAGCATCTCCTGACCTTAGTTTTTCACTTTGGCAAAGGTCAAGTGTTAGGGTGAACAACTAGGACCTCAGAAAATAGGCAATTTCTTGCACTTcttctactttttttttcttcaaaatttttCCATGTCTGCATGTTGTATATGGAGTTCTGATGTTGCTTGCCAATGGTGGATTTTAGCAAACTGATTTTCCATAAACTGCTTGGCATTTGTGTATGATTACTGAAAGATGATTAGAATGATATGGTTATTGTTTACCTGTGATTACACCATTATTCATCATAATTTTTCTGTGTTTATTGCATTTCATTGCGTTCTTGTTTCAATAATTGTACTACCTTTAGCCTCTTGTCTCGTGTCCTTGGTAAGGTGTTCCAGGTGTTATTCTCACATTGCATCATAGCATGTCTTGTTGCCACTTCTTATTGATCATTCTTTTTTTCTAATGTTGTTTTTGTTTCACACAATTTCTTGTATATGTGTTTCTCTGTAATGAATATTGTTGTTCTAGAATAAGTTCATGGAAAAGGTGGTCTATCCACTAGTTTATTCCTTTTAAATGTCAATCTCTTCGAACTTTCTTGATAGTGGAGCATGAAAATTTTCATGTGGTTCCTTTAAGGCTTTTGTGGTGAATGATCCTGAAATAATTAGATCTTTGAATTGCATAATATTTGCCACTAGACTGTTGCATTTTATGGTTTACATAGGATTGCAGTGCTGTGTATATGTGATCCTTAAAAGATCCATGCCATTTCACGAGGAAAAAAATTGCATACTACTTAAAGTGATCTCCGCTTAATTCAACTAAGAGAGTGATATTTCATTTATGCAGCACGACGTGAAATCTCCTGAGCTTCGTGTTAGTGCATCTGCGTTGGAGCATGTTCTTATCAGTCTTGTTTCGCATGTTGGTCAGCAACCATGCCATTGTTCAAATGCAGATCCAAGATG includes:
- the LOC103986271 gene encoding importin subunit alpha isoform X2 yields the protein MSLRPTTRAEARKKSYKVAVDAEEARWRRENVLVEIRKSKREENLNKKRCEAGPHHLSPPPTHACGMKIDNLSEMAEGAYYEDPAVPSSVITQFRRLLSDGAPIEEVVKAGIVPRVVEFILRHETPLPQIKTALPVLQRLIHLNDEEVLVDACWAISHLSHGSKDRIQAVIEAGVCPKLVELLSHPSHKVLVPALRTLGNIVTGNDVQTQIMIKNLALPHLLQILTSSYDNYIKQEVCGVISNITAGNSNQIQAVIDANIVSPLVQLLQHAEFSVKKVAFWAISNAIHGGSNCQIQFLVSQGCIEPLCDLLAYPAPSINAICMECLDKILEVGEANKHLGITAGRNLYAQMICDCDGFNKIESLVAHDNIVIYKMAVNILKRFWVDDEEDMQDFD
- the LOC103986271 gene encoding importin subunit alpha isoform X1; this encodes MRGRLRWRIGVLQFPVRVGERAEVMSLRPTTRAEARKKSYKVAVDAEEARWRRENVLVEIRKSKREENLNKKRCEAGPHHLSPPPTHACGMKIDNLSEMAEGAYYEDPAVPSSVITQFRRLLSDGAPIEEVVKAGIVPRVVEFILRHETPLPQIKTALPVLQRLIHLNDEEVLVDACWAISHLSHGSKDRIQAVIEAGVCPKLVELLSHPSHKVLVPALRTLGNIVTGNDVQTQIMIKNLALPHLLQILTSSYDNYIKQEVCGVISNITAGNSNQIQAVIDANIVSPLVQLLQHAEFSVKKVAFWAISNAIHGGSNCQIQFLVSQGCIEPLCDLLAYPAPSINAICMECLDKILEVGEANKHLGITAGRNLYAQMICDCDGFNKIESLVAHDNIVIYKMAVNILKRFWVDDEEDMQDFD
- the LOC103986271 gene encoding importin subunit alpha-4 isoform X3; translation: MRGRLRWRIGVLQFPVRVGERAEVMSLRPTTRAEARKKSYKVAVDAEEARWRRENVLVEIRKSKREENLNKKRCEAGPHHLSPPPTHACGMKIDNLSEMAEGAYYEDPAVPSSVITQFRRLLSDGAPIEEVVKAGIVPRVVEFILRHETPLPQIKTALPVLQRLIHLNDEEVLVDACWAISHLSHGSKDRIQAVIEAGVCPKLVELLSHPSHKVLVPALRTLGNIVTGNDVQTQEVCGVISNITAGNSNQIQAVIDANIVSPLVQLLQHAEFSVKKVAFWAISNAIHGGSNCQIQFLVSQGCIEPLCDLLAYPAPSINAICMECLDKILEVGEANKHLGITAGRNLYAQMICDCDGFNKIESLVAHDNIVIYKMAVNILKRFWVDDEEDMQDFD